The stretch of DNA AGCCACTCACAGAGTGACTCAGTGCAAGTGCCCGACTGGGGAAGGCAGCTGCCACTACTCCTGCCTCCCCACCCGAACCCCTGGAAGTCCTGTCCAGGGCAAGAGGGACTTGAGACCCTGCTCCAGGAGATGGGGTCTGAGCCAACCTTTCTTGGGTCTCCAAGGACAGGCCTGACTTCCAATTTACTGACACATATGGAAATGCTACAGACATTCACTGGCCGGAGGAAGATGTCCTCACAGGGCACTTTCCCTACAGCCCTGAGAGGTCCCTGTCACACTATCCCCTTGACACTGATGACATCGTCAAGGGTGGGTGACAGGTAACAGAACCTGAAATTTCTGTTTTGTCCTGGTACTGAGACACGCTGACCCGTCTGCTTATAACAGGTGGTCGGACGGCAGGCGACCTTCCTTTGCCTAAGGCCACAGCTGGCAGCAGGGCCCTTAGCGCCCAGATCAGCCTCAGCTCCACCCTTTCTTGACCACAAACCAGGAAGTGTTAAAAGATGGAGCTCATTTTCCagcctttccttccccttctggaTCCCCTCATCTGACTCTCTGGAGGGCCCCATAAGGCTGTTGGATGATTTAATCAACACTGAGACCTCACTGAGGAGCACCTAGTCAGGGGCTGTCCTAGTCTCAGGAGCCCTGAGTTCCAGATCTTTCTCAGCCCTTCTTCAAAGCCTACTGGGTCTATGTCCTATCTCAGGGCAGGGGTCTGCTAAGGTGTTAAAGTCTTCTGGGCATATGCTTCTTTCTCCTAGGCACTTTTCCCTCAGTGTCTTGGCACAATAGAATGACCCATGAAAATGTCAGGCTGGTAAGAGAGGTCTGGGGTCCTCAGCCATGTCACAGAGAAACTCACACACAAACTCACatgccagctgggcatggtggctcatgcctgtaatcccagcacttttggaggccaagatgggtaaatcagttgaggtccagagttcaagaccagccttgtcaacatggtgaaactccatctctactaaaaattccaaaaaaaaggaaaaaaaattagccaggtgtgtcggcacatgccagtagtcccagctactcagggaggctgaagtaagagaatcacttgaatccaggaagtggaggttgcagtgagccaagatcacaccactgcactccagcaaaaaaacgaaaacaaaacaaaatcctcatATGCCTACCCAGCACCTTCACACCCACCCAAACCCTGTCTCTCtggagggagcaggagggagtCCACCTCAGCCCTCTCTGAAGCCACCATCAGGTTCCTCGGTGACCTGCCTTCCCTACCACACCCAAGTGGCCCTGGCGTGTCTTCAGCCGCCATCTGGAAcatgggggtggggctgggacaACTGAGCCTGAGTTGGGGCTGGAAGGTGGATGTCTCTGTTGGGGCAGACAGGGCCCCTGTCTCCcctctccagcccaggtaacCTGAGCTCAGCATTGTGTCCATCCTGGAGCAGCTGACAAGTTGTGGTCAGACAGctggtggggctgggctgggctggctgggCTGGCTGGGGTGGGAGTGTAGGCTGTTATATGACACCCAGAGCCCATCTCTCTCTGCCCCAGACCTTGGAGCTGCTGTCCCACCCGTCACTGAGAGAGCTGAGGCACCATGCATGGGGCCCAGGGGCCACTGCTCCTCCTGCAGCTGCTGGCTGTCTGCCTGGGTGGGACACAAAGGAATCTCAGCCTGGGGAGTCCCAGAGCCGGGGTCCATGGCCTCAGGGGACAGAGGGTCTGAGGGCTATTGGGGCCTGCCCTGGACCCAGTTCCCTGAGTCCCCACTTCACACCCCCGGGGCCTCCCTGCTCTTTCCACCTCCAAGCTCCAGCGCTAGGCTCATACCTGTCTGTTTCAGAGACCCAGGGCCGGAACCAGGAGGAGCGCCTGCTCGCAGACCTGATGCAAAACTATGACCCCAACCTTCGGCCTGCCGAGCGAGACTCAGATGTGGTCAATGTCAGCCTGAAGCTCACCCTCACCAACCTCATCTCCCTGGTAAGCTGGAAGGGGGAAGGGTCAGTGCACCAGGCTCTGGGACCCTCTGGGGATAGCACGGGAGGGCTCCAGCCACCAGGAGGTTGGAATGCCTTACAGGGGACAGGCTGCGGTCTGAAAAACCCTCATGGTTGCTGCGGCGGGGGGGCGCTCTCAAGAGGCTGGGAGCTGCTTGGCCCCATTGGTGGCCTATGGGGACCGGCACTGAAGTCACGGCTGAGACCTCCATACTGCACCCTTGCACCCCCAGAATGAGCGAGAGGAAGCCCTCACCACCAATGTCTGGATAGAGATGGTAAGAGGCCATCCTGCCACCCCCCTTCCATCAGGGGCCCCACCCTATCACCCCGAGGCCTCCTGAGAactgcctgcccctccctgcctcttcTTTCCCCTTGGGCTGCATGCCCACTCCTAGGGGTGCAGTGTAGCAGAAGGCAGAGGCCTGGCAACTGCCCCTCCCCCTGCAGCAGTGGTGTGACTATCGCCTGCGCTGGGATCCGCAAGACTATGAAGGCCTGTGGGTGCTGAGGGTGCCGTCCACCATGGTGTGGCGGCCAGATGTCGTGCTGGAGAACAAGTGAGGAGGGGGTACAGGCAGGGGTGCAGGGGACAAAGGACACAGGGTCTGGGCCCAGCAGAACAAGGGGGCTCTGGGTAAAGAAAAAGATGAGCAGAGGGTGCAAATCGGGCACCTGGGTATGGCCAGTAGACCAGACCCTACGCCAGGCTGCATCCCCTCTGGGCTGGGCAACCTGGGTGGTCTGCTCCCTTCCCTATAACATGGGGCTGCTGACGGCTCCTACAGAAGCTGGCAGAAGCCAACGAGACAGGCATGAAAAGTGGACCACTGGTGGGCTGGCACATGGTGTGGGCTTAACACATGTTAGTCTCTATGATGactattattattaaaacaagagcgagaaagagaagcagaaattaGGAGGTGGTGCCTGAGGAAGTCTGTCTGGGGCAGAGGGTGGTAGGGAGATTGCTGGGGGGCCCTAGAGGTCTGGGTGACAACCAGTCAGGGGGTGGCAGGCTGGGAGAGGCAGGTATCTCCAGGCCCCTATCCACACAGGGAAGAGGGGCTGCTCTGGGGCTGCGGTGTCAGGGTGGGGCTGTGGTGTCAGGGGCTGAGCCCACAGCCCTGCGGCTTGGCCTGTTCTGTGCATGCAGCGTGGACGGCGTCTTCGAGGTGGCCCTCTACTGCAATGTGCTCGTGTCCCCTGATGGCTGTATCTACTGGCTGCCACCCGCCATCTTCCGTTCCGCCTGCTCTATCTCAGTCACCTACTTCCCCTTTGACTGGCAGAACTGCTCCCTTGTCTTCCAGTGAGGCCATTTTGGGGGGAGGATTAAGAGAGCCACTCTCAGAGGGGCCTGTGCAGGGGTGGGGCAGAGCCCGGGCAGGGATGGGGCAGGGCCCGGGCAGGGATGGGGCAGGACCcgggcaggggtggggcaggccTGGGCAGGGGTGGGACAGGACCCGGACAGGGGTGGGGCAGGCCTGTGCAGGGGTGGGGCAGAGCCCAGGCAGGGATGGGGCAGGGGCCcgggcaggggtggggcaggaCCCGGGCAGAGGTGGGGCAGGCCTGGGCAGGGGTGGGACAGGGCCTGGGCAGAGTGGGGCAGTCCTGGGCAGAGGTGGGGCAGGGCCcgggcaggggtggggcaggcccgggcaggggtggggcagggcccgggcaggggtggggcaggcccgggcaggggtggggcaggccTGGGCAAGGCTTCTGGCCTTGGCTCCGACAGCACCTAGAGGCCAAGGGCCTGGTTCCATCTCTCCAGGCCTCTGTGCCCATCTCAGGTTAAGACGCCTGAAGGTGCCCAAGCTCTCCCTGCTAAGCCTGAGTCCCCTCACTCATCCTccttcagtgcctcagtttccttacctgtgaCCCAAGGGGAGACAgtcatgtgtggggtgtgtgggtgagaaggcacacaggcacacagcatGCATGTCTGTGCACACACAaaaccactgcacactccaggcCCACAGGGAGGCAGGCTGTCCTGTGAGGGAGGGCTCCTGGCCGGAATCCAGCGGAAGCATGTATGTCTCCAAGCCACCCATGGGGGTCTCTCGGTCTGTTTCTTCAAACCCAAGTGTGGGGAGGAGGGCCTGAGTGAGGGTTCTCCCGTATCTTAGAGGAGCAGTATTTCTACAAGCCAACCTGGCAGGGAGACTCCCCTCTGTAGACACTGGGTGGGGCCTTCCTTCAGTAGGCATGTATTTTCTATGTTGCCATCGTCAGCCCCTCCTGCCCAACAGCAGTGGGAGGGACAACTGCAGAGTGGCCCTGGGCCCATCAGCCACGTGAGGGCCCTAAGCTGCAGCCTCCCGGCCCTTCAACTCAATCTTCCTGACCCCAAAGGGCCCTAGGTCTCCCTGCCCTCCACATCTCAGCCCCAGGGTTTCATGGAGAATTCAGAAGCGTGGGGCTGCATTTTGTTGAAGCAAGGCTACCCAAAATTGTCCCCAGATGGTCATCCTCAGGCACTCATGGCAGGTCTACCCACTCACATGTAGCCTCTTTCCTCCGTCTGGACTCCCAGGTCCCAGACTTACAGCACCAATGAGATTGATCTGCAGCTGAGTCAGGAAGATGGCCAGACCATCGAGTGGATTTTCATTGACCCTGAGGCCTTCACAGGTAACCCCCACCCAGAGGCTCCCCAGGCAGCCTCATCCAGGGCTCCTGCCAGACCCAGCTGTGGTCAAGGCCAGACCAAGGTCAGATCCCTCCCATGTAACTCAAAATGAAGACTACAGCAAaccataaaatatgttttttaaaacgtCCAACTAAGCTCTGACTTTCCTCATGTTAATGACTCCAATTTTGGAAGGAGGAGCTCGAGTATCCAATCTCCCACCCCACTTTTGTCCCCCAATGGTGCCTTCCCAGCTGGTGCTTCTTAGGGTGCATGCTGCCCTTGCAGCTGGGTCAGTCAGGCCGTAGGGATCTGGCTGGCCCACACTCCCTGTGCCcactcctgcctgcctgcccacaGAGAATGGGGAATGGGCCATCCGGCACCGACCGGCCAAGATGCTCCTGGACACAGCAGCGCCAGCCCAGGAGGCAGGCCACCAGAAGGTGGTGTTCTACCTGCTCATCCAGCGCAAGCCCCTCTTCTACGTCATCAACATCATCGCCCCCTGCGTGCTCATTTCCTCTGTCGCCATCCTCATCTACTTCCTTCCTGCCAAGGGTACCTGGAGCCTATGGGAGGGAGCCATCCAGTAGTACGGGggatacctgggaggctggggcggccCTGCCTGGGACACAGAGTGGCACTATGACCCAGGACAGAGGCAGTGGGCTACTTCTGGGGTAAGGGGTTCCTCCATGGGTCAGGGAGGTAGGGAACTGCTCTGAGTGCCTCTTGGTCACGGGCAGCCGGAGGCCAGAAGTGTACCGTCGCCATCAACGTGCTCCTGGCCCAGACCGTCTTCCTCTTCCTTGTGGCCAAGAAGGTGCCTGAAACCTCCCAGGCGGTGCCACTCATCAGCAAGTAAGGCTGGTCTTCATGCCCACACGTCCACCCCACTTTCCCTTCTTGGGAGCACAATGGCCTCTGGCACTGCCCTCttgccctccctccaccccaccatCCTCCATTCAGGAGGCCTGAGTGGGGCAGCCACTAAGGGTAGGGGTCGCATCATGGTATGGGCTGCCAGCTCCTGCCCACCCCACCACGACAGGTACTTGACCTTCCTCCTGGTGGTGACCATCCTCATTGTCGTGAATGCTGTGGTCGTGCTCAACGTGTCCTTGCGGTCTCCCCACACACACTCCATGGCCCGAGGTGTCCGAAAGGCAAGGACCCTCTCTGCCCACTCCAACATCCTGCTCTGGAGGCCCACTCCCCCATGCCTCCCTCTCGCCTGCCCCTGGCCATACTCCTCACCTGCAGCATTCCACAGCAAACCCATCTGGGGTGTGTCCTGAAGCATGGACCAAAATTGATTACAGTAATACAGTAATAAAATTGCTTACTAGGTGCCAGGGATATTACCAATGTTAACGTATTTCATCTTCATAAAACCCATATCATCTCcagttatagatgaggaaattgaggtaaACAGAGTTACCTGCACAAGAAAGTCGAAAAGGCAGGAGTCTGCCGGGCAGTCTGACTGCAGCCTGTGTGATGTGCCGCCCCAGCTGGGGCCTTCACTGCACGTGTGGATCCCCAGGTCTGCCCCAGGCATTCTAGGCCAGAACAGCATGAGGGTGCAGGGCAGAAATCTGTTTGTAACAAGTGccctggtgattctgatgtgcgCTGAAGTTTGGGGACCCAGGCTTATGTCAGTACGGAAAGCTTTACCAAGGCCACATCACTGACCCGGTATGCTGCCTCCCCAGTCCCTAGTTGCACAAGCCCTTCACGCCAACCTCCAGCTTCTGCTCCAAAGCTAGGCCTGGCTGCCCTAGTAAAGCCACCCCCTCTCTAGGTGTTCCTGAGACTCTTGCCCCAGCTGCTGAGGATGCACATTCGCCCGCTGGCCCCGGCAGCTGTGCAGAACACCCAGCCTCGGCTACAGAATGGCTCCTCGGGATGGTCGGTCACCACTGGGGAGGAGATGGCCCTCTGCCTGCCTCGCAGTGAAGTCCTCTTCCAGCAGTGGCAGAGGCAAGGGCGGGTGGCAGCAGCACTGCAGAAGCTAGGTGAGGCACAGCAGGTGTACCTGAGGACATTCCTCCCCCGGGACCCCAGCTGGGGAGCCAGGCACAGCAGGAGTGCAGGAGAAGTGTCCAGGTCAGGGAGAGAGGAGCTGGGGTCCCTAAGGAGAGGCCATCTACTCTGCCTGTTTCTCCTCCATTCTACTCCCAAACCTTATCCTCTCTCTTCATCAGAGAAAGGCCCGGAGTTAGGGCAGAGCCAGTTCTGTGGCAGCCTGAAGCAAGCCGCCCCAGCCATCCAGGCCTGTGTGGAAGCCTGCAACCTCATTGCCCGTGCCCGGCACCAGCAGAGCCACTTTGAAAACGTAAGCTGAGTCAGGGTGGGATGGGGGTGGAGTGAGTATCTGGGCTTGGACCTGTGATGGAGACAGGATGAGCGGGGTGGCCAAGATAGGTCAGTGAGATGGAAAAAGAgggggctgggcgccgtggctcaatgcctgtaatcccaacactttgggaggccaaggcgagtggatcatctgaggtcaggagtttgagaccagcctggccaacatgacaaacccgtctctactaaaaatacaaaaaaatcagccgggcgaggtggcgggcacctgtattcccagctacttgggtggctataggaacctgggaggcagaggttgcagtaagctgagccatgatcatgccactgcactctggcctgggcaaaagtgagactccatctcaaaaaaaaaaaaaaggaaaaggaacagtGGGTAGGGAGTACACCTCAGGGGCAGGGGCCTGCTGGAAGCCCAAAGATGAGAAAAGGACCCAGGGAAGGCCTGGTGCTGCCTGCCGCTGGTCAACCTACACCTGCCTCCCACCCTCAGGGAAATGAGGAGTGGTTCCTGGTGGGCCGAGTGCTGGACCGCGTCTGCTTCCTGGCCATGCTCTCGCTCTTCGTCTGTGGCACGGCTGGCATCTTCCTCATGGCCCACTACAACCGGGtgcctgccctgcccttccctggaGATCCACGCCCCTACCTGCCCTCACCAGACTGAACCAACCAACCACTCTGGGACATGTGGGAGTCACACATGTGGGTCACATGGAGTCTTGTCAGCCATGTTCTCCTACCAAGGTCATAAGCGTGCTTTTTGGGAAGTGCCCTTCAGGACTGTGTGAGCCAAACAGCCCTGAGAAAAGCTAGGGAAAGAGTCCCAGCTACAGTCCTGGAgtgggttgggggtgggtgggCTATGGTTAGTGTGCTGCTGCAGTCAGCACCCACGCAGCATTGGCTAGCTTGTCCTAGCACCAGCCACTCCGGTACTCAGCACACCCCCTCACTTAGGCAAAGTATTATTAATTCCCATCAATCCGAAGCCTAAAGGACTCTGTTTTGTATGATACCTTCAGGCTTGGGACTGGCTCCCTTTTTACAAGTTCTCCCTGAAAGAGAGCAGGCAAGAGAGGTGTGAAGAGTAGCAGCCGATGCTTTCTCAAAAGCAGGGTAGAAGCCCATGCCAGCTGGCAtccccctcccctgcctgctGGTACAATAAGCACCCAATTCTCAACAGCCCCAGTGGCCTTTCCATTCATGGGCATTCTTCTGCCACTGACCCCAAGACTATTTCCTGAGTTTTGTGAtccttttttagtttttgttgttgttgtgtttagCTTTGGGGCAGACCCTCACTGTTGTCACgcaagctggagtggagtggcaccatcacggctcactgcagcctcagcctcccaagtagctggcactacaggcatgcaccactacacccagatacTTTTaaattgttagtagagatgaggttttgtatATTGCctagattggtcttgaactcctgagctcaagtcatcctcccaccttggcctcccaaagtcttgggattacaggcataagccattgtatCTGGCCTCCTTTTTACttaagagctctgcacagcagtATGGGCAAGTGTCATTATTCCCCATGTTATATAGGCAAATTGAGCCTAGAGTAAGAGAGACTCCACAAAACACTGGCGGTTAAACAAGATTTGAAGTCCAAAATTCCTGACTCTGACCCAATCTGACACTCTAAGATTCTATGGCCTGAAAAACAGGCCCTTCTTCTCAAAGCATGGTTAGGACAAGGAAGAGCTAGGCAAGGAGGCATGAAGTTAACACAGAGCCACTGAGCTCTTCATTCCAGGAGGAGACTTTGACTGGTCTCCCTTGACCCCACTAATCAGGTAATAGGGCAGTAAGCTGAGGTCTTCCTAGGGGAGAGGCAAGGTCCTGCTCTAAGATTACAGCGGGCACTTGAGTTTGGCTGGTGACCAGGGGACACCCTTGGGCCAGTCACCTATGCTCCTTGAGCCTGTTCCCTTATcagtggtggctaacacctgtgatccaggcaccttgggaggccaacatgggtgaactgcttgagtccaggaaccCAGAAACCCAGCCTGGGAAATACGAGGAAACCCGgtatctaccaaaaaatacaagacttagcctgtagtcccagctactcaggagtctgaggtgggaggatcgcttgagcccaggaggtctaggctgcagtgagctgtgatcatgtgagcacactccagcctggtgactcagcaagactctgtctcaaaaaaaagaaaagaaaagaaaaaaaaaactacaattttttttttttttttttttatgtaaaagtGCCACATAAAGGCTTGACAACAGGTTATGCGGTAGAAGGAAGCTTGGAAATATGCCCTTCCTCCAAGCACAGGAT from Callithrix jacchus isolate 240 chromosome 6, calJac240_pri, whole genome shotgun sequence encodes:
- the CHRNG gene encoding acetylcholine receptor subunit gamma, producing the protein MHGAQGPLLLLQLLAVCLETQGRNQEERLLADLMQNYDPNLRPAERDSDVVNVSLKLTLTNLISLNEREEALTTNVWIEMQWCDYRLRWDPQDYEGLWVLRVPSTMVWRPDVVLENNVDGVFEVALYCNVLVSPDGCIYWLPPAIFRSACSISVTYFPFDWQNCSLVFQSQTYSTNEIDLQLSQEDGQTIEWIFIDPEAFTENGEWAIRHRPAKMLLDTAAPAQEAGHQKVVFYLLIQRKPLFYVINIIAPCVLISSVAILIYFLPAKAGGQKCTVAINVLLAQTVFLFLVAKKVPETSQAVPLISKYLTFLLVVTILIVVNAVVVLNVSLRSPHTHSMARGVRKVFLRLLPQLLRMHIRPLAPAAVQNTQPRLQNGSSGWSVTTGEEMALCLPRSEVLFQQWQRQGRVAAALQKLEKGPELGQSQFCGSLKQAAPAIQACVEACNLIARARHQQSHFENGNEEWFLVGRVLDRVCFLAMLSLFVCGTAGIFLMAHYNRVPALPFPGDPRPYLPSPD